The genomic stretch GAAACCCATCGTTTTCACGGGCGGCTGCCTGCAGGATCCGGAGAGGAAGGAACTGTGTTAAAAAATCTCTAAGAATCCTTGCAAAATTCCCGCCAACTATAGCAATCTCGGGGATTCCCCGGCTGAATCCCTGTATCAGGGCGGCCCATACCCCAAATGAGGTAGGGTACCTGCCCGCCACCTGCTCCATAGCCTTGCACATCCGCAAAGCCCGCTCCCGCCAGGCCGGCGCATCAAACACCAATCCCAGGTAATACAGGTTATACGCCATCTGGGCATTGCCCGAAGGCACGGCTCCATCATATACTTCCTTCTTACGTACGATAATATCGGGCTGTCCGGTGGGGGTAAAGAAGAAAAATCCTGTTTCCGGCTCACTGAACCGGTCTTCCACCAGCCGCGTCAGCTCCCGGGCCAGCTCCAGGTAGGCCGTATTGGCCGTTATTTCCTGGAGATGGATCAGCGCCTCTATCAGGGCGGCATAATCATCCAGGAAGGCGGGATACCGGGCCTCCCCCGCCTTATAGGTATGGTGAAAATCCCCTTCGGCAGAACGGAATTTTGCCAGTAAAAAATCCATGTTGCGCACCGCCACCTGTTGATAATTATCAATGCCTGTAGCCGCATACGCCTTACAGTAAGCGGTGGTCATCAGCGCATTCCAGCTCAGCAGCTGCTTATCGTCCAGCCCCGGCCGGATGCGGGTTTCACGATGCCGCAGTAATTTTTCCAGGCAGCTGTCCATCCGCTCACGCAGGGCGGCAACCGAAATACCCAGCTCCTTCGCCACTTCCTCAAATGAGCCATGTTGCCGCAGGATATTCCTGTGTTCCCAGTTACCCGCTTCCGTTACATCATAGAGCCGGCAGAAGGTCTCCGCCTCATTGCCCAGCAGGGCCGTCACTTCCTCCTTCTCCCAGACATAGAACTTCCCTTCCACCCCTTCGCTGTCCGCATCCAGGGCGGCGTAAAAGCCAGCTTCGGGCGATAGCAGCTCCCGCTCCACGAAGGCCAGGGACTGCTCAATGGTCTTCCGGTAATGCGGCCGCCCGGTAAGCGCATAGGCTTCCGCCAGTACGGATACCAGCAGGGCGTTGTCATACAGCATTTTTTCAAAGTGCGGGGCCAGCCATTCCGCATCCACGCTGTACCGCGAAAAGCCGCCACCGGCCTGGTCATAGATACCGCCGGCAATCATTTTATCCAGGCTGAGCTCCGCCTGTTGCAGGGCTTCCTCATTTTTAGTGTGGTAATAATAGTGCAGCAGGAACCGGATGGTGAAGGTCTGGGGAAATTTAGGCGCCCGGCCAAAGCCGCCTTCGGCTTTATCGGCCGACTGCATAATATTGGTGAACATCCCGTCAGGCAGGGTTTGGGGAAAGGAAAGGTCCGTAATCCCGGCGGCCGCCTGCACGCCAAATCCATTGGATTGCACCAGGTGACTGGTCAGTTGCTCCGCCTGCGCCTCTATCTCGGTCCTTTTTTCGTGGAAAGCTTTGGAAATACTGGACAGCACATCCAGCCAGGAGGGGCGGTTATAGACCGGCTGCGGCGGGAAATAAGTGCCTCCATAAAAGGGTTTGCCCGCGGGCGTCAGGAAAACATTGAGGGGCCAGCCGCCGCTGCCCGTCATGGCCTGTACCGCGTCCATATAGATATGGTCCAGGTCCGGCCGCTCTTCCCGGTCAATCTTGATGTTCACGAAATGGGCGTTCATAAATTGTGCGGTGGCTTCATCTTCAAAGCTTTCCCGCTCCATTACATGACACCAGTGGCAGGCTGCATAGCCAATG from Candidatus Pseudobacter hemicellulosilyticus encodes the following:
- a CDS encoding thioredoxin domain-containing protein, whose translation is MAAHTNRLIKETSPYLLQHAHNPVDWYPWGPEALERARTESKPILVSIGYAACHWCHVMERESFEDEATAQFMNAHFVNIKIDREERPDLDHIYMDAVQAMTGSGGWPLNVFLTPAGKPFYGGTYFPPQPVYNRPSWLDVLSSISKAFHEKRTEIEAQAEQLTSHLVQSNGFGVQAAAGITDLSFPQTLPDGMFTNIMQSADKAEGGFGRAPKFPQTFTIRFLLHYYYHTKNEEALQQAELSLDKMIAGGIYDQAGGGFSRYSVDAEWLAPHFEKMLYDNALLVSVLAEAYALTGRPHYRKTIEQSLAFVERELLSPEAGFYAALDADSEGVEGKFYVWEKEEVTALLGNEAETFCRLYDVTEAGNWEHRNILRQHGSFEEVAKELGISVAALRERMDSCLEKLLRHRETRIRPGLDDKQLLSWNALMTTAYCKAYAATGIDNYQQVAVRNMDFLLAKFRSAEGDFHHTYKAGEARYPAFLDDYAALIEALIHLQEITANTAYLELARELTRLVEDRFSEPETGFFFFTPTGQPDIIVRKKEVYDGAVPSGNAQMAYNLYYLGLVFDAPAWRERALRMCKAMEQVAGRYPTSFGVWAALIQGFSRGIPEIAIVGGNFARILRDFLTQFLPLRILQAAARENDGFPLLAGKPYTDAAQLFLCREYACQKPVNEVVALMKMLSVV